The following are encoded in a window of Rubellicoccus peritrichatus genomic DNA:
- the hemN gene encoding oxygen-independent coproporphyrinogen III oxidase → MKLTETDLALIEKYSRPGPRYTSYPPANHFREMADSSKLLMSTQESTDPLSLYFHLPFCETLCWFCGCHTITTLDRDRATDYLDLLEKEVTLFADQLKPERQAVQLHFGGGTPNFFSPGQLDRLTGIIERYFQFSNDAEKSVELDPRRLSPEHVAAFSRMGISRASFGVQDCDPAVQEAIHRIQPHEQNIVAMNLLREHGFKSVNIDLIYGLPRQSPESFAKTLDAVLELAPDRFAIFNYAHVPWMKPAQKILERYGLPSPQIKMELLQLCIEKLTSASYIYIGMDHFALPRDELVVAQESKTLQRNFQGYSTRAGVEICGFGISSISQSAGGYRQNIKDLPSYRKALDLARLPIAKGYLLTDEDKLRADVIMRLMCDLALDFDALSRKWEIDFREHFVDAITQLEEPAIDGLIHWTNCGFEVTSLGRLFIRNLAMCFDAYLEPSPTQRYSRTV, encoded by the coding sequence ATGAAATTAACTGAAACAGACCTTGCGTTAATCGAGAAATACAGTCGGCCTGGCCCACGCTATACCAGCTATCCTCCGGCTAACCATTTTCGTGAGATGGCAGATTCGTCAAAGCTACTTATGTCGACTCAAGAATCGACCGATCCGCTCTCGCTTTATTTTCACTTACCGTTTTGCGAAACGCTGTGCTGGTTTTGTGGTTGTCATACCATCACAACACTGGATAGGGATCGGGCAACAGACTATCTTGATTTGTTGGAAAAGGAAGTTACCCTGTTTGCTGATCAATTGAAGCCGGAGCGTCAAGCTGTGCAGTTGCATTTTGGCGGGGGTACTCCGAATTTCTTCTCTCCCGGTCAGCTTGATCGTCTTACTGGGATCATAGAAAGGTATTTCCAGTTTTCTAATGATGCTGAGAAATCCGTAGAGCTGGATCCGCGCCGACTTTCGCCGGAGCATGTTGCTGCTTTTTCCCGTATGGGCATTTCGCGAGCCTCATTTGGCGTGCAGGATTGTGATCCTGCGGTGCAGGAGGCGATTCACCGTATTCAACCTCATGAACAGAATATCGTTGCGATGAATTTACTTCGTGAGCATGGCTTTAAGTCGGTTAACATAGATTTGATTTATGGATTACCTCGCCAATCACCAGAGAGCTTTGCGAAGACTCTGGACGCCGTGCTTGAGTTGGCTCCTGACCGATTCGCCATATTCAATTATGCACACGTCCCATGGATGAAGCCTGCACAGAAGATCTTGGAGCGGTATGGTTTGCCAAGTCCGCAAATCAAGATGGAACTCCTTCAGCTTTGTATAGAAAAGTTAACATCTGCGAGTTATATTTACATTGGTATGGATCACTTTGCTTTGCCACGTGATGAGTTGGTGGTTGCCCAGGAAAGTAAAACGCTGCAGCGCAATTTTCAGGGCTACAGTACACGAGCTGGAGTTGAGATCTGTGGTTTTGGCATTTCTTCAATTTCGCAGAGCGCTGGTGGCTATCGTCAAAATATCAAGGATTTGCCAAGTTATCGTAAAGCTCTGGATCTCGCTAGGCTTCCCATTGCAAAAGGTTATTTGCTAACGGATGAAGACAAGCTACGTGCTGACGTAATCATGCGGCTGATGTGTGATCTCGCTTTAGACTTTGATGCACTATCGCGTAAGTGGGAGATCGACTTTCGTGAACACTTCGTCGACGCAATTACCCAACTGGAAGAACCGGCAATTGACGGTCTTATTCATTGGACGAATTGCGGCTTTGAGGTCACGAGCCTCGGTCGCTTGTTTATCCGAAACTTGGCGATGTGCTTTGATGCATATCTTGAGCCATCGCCAACTCAGCGCTATTCGCGAACGGTTTGA
- a CDS encoding NAD(P) transhydrogenase subunit alpha, translated as MELVLLLFIFVLAAFLGFELISKVPSQLHTPLMSGSNAISGITIVGALLAAGGTSETSGTMAIWLGFAAVVFATINVVGGYLVTDRMLGMFQSKADEKKQKADKE; from the coding sequence ATGGAACTCGTACTATTACTCTTTATCTTTGTGCTAGCGGCCTTTCTGGGCTTCGAACTGATCAGCAAAGTTCCCTCACAGCTGCATACTCCACTCATGTCTGGTTCGAATGCCATTTCAGGTATCACCATCGTCGGAGCCTTACTTGCCGCAGGTGGAACAAGCGAAACTTCCGGAACCATGGCAATATGGCTAGGCTTCGCCGCTGTAGTCTTCGCCACAATCAATGTAGTCGGAGGCTACCTTGTCACCGATCGAATGCTCGGCATGTTCCAAAGCAAAGCTGACGAGAAAAAGCAAAAAGCGGATAAAGAATAA
- a CDS encoding HAD-IC family P-type ATPase, whose protein sequence is MATKTEDRIACEHCGTLFLPKGDDIFCCQGCAYVSQLLHDGGFDRFYELKGEKAVPPVGSRVFQDADTTWLVETVKHAEASSKTEIIKASFGVQGISCVGCVWLIEAIFNNHPGSVSIHIDPRCGGIRLTWLKNGFNAVTFSNELQKLGYRLQPKEEKNEAEGASKRLSHRIGLCGFFLLNTMLFTLPGYLGMAGDFFLAPLFQILGAFFATLSMIAGGSYFFARAWTALRHKVLHIDFPIALGLGAAYVGSLIGWLTGHTSLIYFDFVATFVFLMLLGRWLQEYAIEKNRSHLDRRNPGPRQVTLLGGSDDGREISAESICEAQSYSVSPGEINPVSARLLDHEASLSLEWINGEAEPVTSKKGKIVPAGAINVGLNSTALKAEESWNESLLAKLLQRPADNFSNQRLQKILGTYIAVVLTLATIGGAAWWLLADKPIVAIQVFVSVLIVSCPCALGVALPMADEFCNSALRRAGLFIKSNDIWERLRHVSTIVFDKTGTLTLEIPRLTNPKIIESLPVDSINALYKLVQRNLHPLARSLRETILSRIPSRCLQDEETRFPIHEQIGQGVYFTDEAGNQWTLGKPEWMAKEANTRPCDTKNPTTVLRQNGIHIAQFFFNEDVRDDAVDAIDAFKENNFDVTILSGDATEHVSRVASALNIDSAHTRSRCTPNDKAEWIHRNAPDAALMIGDGANDSLAFDTAICRGTPVIDRSILEASSDFFFFGRSLRCLPLLFNVAKARRRTVALIFALAVAYNIGAVSLCLAGAMHPLLAAILMPLSSIVTLLVAWLGLGK, encoded by the coding sequence ATGGCCACCAAGACGGAAGACAGAATCGCCTGCGAACACTGCGGCACGCTTTTCCTTCCAAAGGGCGATGATATATTCTGCTGCCAGGGCTGCGCCTATGTTTCACAATTGCTCCATGATGGCGGCTTCGATCGTTTCTATGAATTAAAGGGTGAAAAAGCAGTTCCTCCTGTCGGATCAAGGGTCTTTCAAGACGCAGACACCACATGGCTGGTCGAAACAGTAAAGCACGCCGAAGCTTCCAGCAAAACCGAGATAATCAAAGCGTCATTCGGAGTGCAGGGAATCTCGTGTGTCGGTTGTGTCTGGTTGATTGAGGCAATCTTCAATAATCATCCAGGATCAGTATCAATTCACATAGACCCACGCTGTGGTGGCATACGCCTGACCTGGTTGAAGAATGGGTTTAATGCCGTAACCTTTTCAAACGAACTCCAAAAACTCGGCTATAGACTGCAGCCGAAAGAAGAGAAAAATGAAGCAGAAGGAGCATCCAAACGATTGAGCCACCGTATAGGGCTTTGCGGTTTCTTTCTACTCAACACCATGCTCTTCACTCTGCCGGGTTATCTCGGAATGGCGGGTGATTTTTTTCTCGCACCGCTTTTTCAAATCCTTGGCGCATTCTTTGCAACACTTAGCATGATCGCAGGAGGCAGTTACTTTTTTGCACGTGCATGGACAGCCTTACGTCACAAGGTTCTGCATATCGATTTCCCAATCGCGCTCGGCTTGGGCGCTGCCTATGTGGGTTCACTTATTGGCTGGTTGACCGGACACACCAGTCTAATCTACTTCGATTTTGTTGCCACTTTTGTATTTCTTATGCTGCTTGGACGCTGGCTGCAAGAATACGCGATTGAAAAAAACCGGAGTCATTTGGATCGACGCAATCCAGGCCCCAGGCAAGTCACACTACTTGGTGGTTCTGATGATGGACGCGAGATTTCGGCAGAATCCATTTGTGAAGCACAATCCTATTCAGTTTCCCCAGGAGAAATCAATCCGGTCAGCGCCCGTTTGTTAGATCATGAAGCGTCTCTAAGCTTGGAATGGATTAACGGCGAAGCCGAACCAGTCACTTCGAAAAAAGGAAAAATAGTTCCTGCCGGAGCGATCAACGTCGGACTCAACAGCACTGCACTCAAAGCAGAGGAATCATGGAATGAAAGTTTACTTGCAAAACTACTTCAGCGACCGGCAGATAACTTCAGCAATCAACGCCTTCAGAAAATTCTGGGAACATACATCGCTGTGGTCTTGACTCTCGCAACAATAGGCGGAGCTGCCTGGTGGCTTCTTGCAGACAAGCCCATTGTTGCGATTCAAGTCTTTGTCTCAGTTCTTATTGTATCATGCCCTTGCGCTTTGGGTGTCGCCCTACCTATGGCTGACGAATTTTGTAACTCAGCACTACGCCGCGCTGGACTCTTCATCAAGTCAAACGACATTTGGGAACGCCTGCGTCATGTCAGTACCATTGTTTTTGATAAGACCGGAACCCTGACGCTTGAGATACCGCGTCTGACGAACCCGAAGATTATTGAATCACTTCCTGTGGACTCCATTAATGCTCTGTATAAACTCGTGCAGCGAAATCTTCATCCACTGGCGCGTTCGTTGCGCGAGACAATACTAAGTAGGATACCCTCACGCTGCCTGCAGGATGAAGAAACGAGATTCCCGATCCATGAACAGATAGGTCAAGGTGTTTACTTCACTGATGAAGCGGGTAATCAATGGACATTGGGTAAACCGGAGTGGATGGCTAAGGAAGCAAATACCAGACCGTGTGACACAAAAAACCCGACAACAGTCCTTCGACAAAATGGAATTCATATCGCCCAGTTTTTCTTCAACGAAGATGTTCGCGATGATGCTGTTGACGCTATTGATGCATTCAAAGAAAACAACTTCGATGTTACCATATTGAGTGGTGACGCAACTGAGCATGTAAGCCGTGTCGCTTCAGCATTGAACATCGATTCAGCTCATACCCGCAGCCGTTGCACTCCAAACGATAAAGCTGAATGGATTCATCGCAATGCTCCGGATGCAGCCTTAATGATCGGTGACGGTGCCAATGACAGCCTGGCTTTTGATACGGCAATCTGCCGTGGAACTCCAGTAATAGATCGGAGTATCCTTGAAGCATCGTCCGATTTTTTCTTCTTCGGGCGCAGCCTGCGTTGCCTTCCTCTCCTGTTCAATGTTGCAAAAGCACGACGGCGAACGGTTGCTTTGATCTTTGCTCTGGCGGTTGCTTACAACATCGGTGCTGTTTCCCTTTGCCTCGCTGGAGCCATGCATCCGCTGCTCGCCGCTATTCTTATGCCACTTAGTTCGATAGTCACCTTGCTTGTCGCGTGGCTTGGTTTGGGCAAATAG
- a CDS encoding Re/Si-specific NAD(P)(+) transhydrogenase subunit alpha, producing MKIVFAPRESDPRETRAALTPDLVAKLTKLGLAVKVESAIGARAAISDEAYKKSGAEVVTDRSAAQSEADIVLRVRKPASKELATLKPGTLHASFLDPFNEKELLKTIASKGVNAVSMEMIPRTTLAQKMDALSSQANLAGYAAVIIAADRMQKILPMMMTPAGTLSPAHFFIIGVGVAGLQAIATAKRLGARVEAFDTRPVVEEQVKSLGAKFVKVNLGDTGQTDQGYAKELTPEMLEKQRQGMAKACSQADVVITTAKLFGRPAPKVITSDILAQMKPGSIIVDLAVETGGNVEGSKLGEDVITENGVHIIGHENIEGYYANHASQMLASNFYNFIEHFWDTEVGDFRYDLDDEILKGCLLTRDGKIVHEKFMDI from the coding sequence ATGAAAATCGTTTTTGCCCCACGTGAATCCGATCCTCGCGAAACCCGCGCTGCACTCACCCCTGATTTAGTTGCGAAACTAACTAAGCTGGGACTAGCAGTTAAAGTCGAATCTGCTATTGGCGCCAGAGCAGCTATTTCCGATGAAGCTTACAAAAAATCAGGAGCCGAAGTGGTAACTGATCGCTCTGCAGCACAAAGTGAGGCAGACATTGTCCTGCGTGTGCGTAAGCCTGCTAGTAAAGAGCTGGCAACTCTCAAACCCGGCACACTCCACGCCAGCTTTCTTGATCCTTTCAATGAAAAAGAGCTGCTAAAAACAATTGCATCTAAGGGAGTAAATGCAGTCAGCATGGAAATGATTCCACGCACAACCCTGGCTCAGAAAATGGATGCCCTCTCTTCACAGGCCAATCTTGCCGGATACGCCGCTGTGATTATAGCAGCTGATCGCATGCAGAAAATCCTGCCCATGATGATGACCCCAGCAGGGACACTTTCCCCGGCACATTTCTTCATCATTGGAGTTGGAGTCGCCGGACTCCAGGCCATTGCGACAGCAAAAAGACTCGGTGCGCGAGTCGAAGCCTTTGACACACGCCCTGTGGTCGAGGAGCAAGTCAAATCACTTGGCGCGAAATTCGTCAAAGTCAACCTCGGCGACACGGGCCAAACCGATCAAGGCTACGCCAAAGAATTGACACCTGAAATGCTGGAAAAACAAAGACAGGGCATGGCCAAAGCATGCTCTCAAGCAGACGTGGTTATAACCACAGCAAAACTCTTTGGCAGGCCAGCTCCTAAAGTCATCACCAGTGACATCCTCGCTCAAATGAAGCCAGGTAGTATCATTGTGGATTTGGCAGTTGAGACTGGAGGTAATGTCGAAGGGTCAAAACTCGGCGAAGATGTCATTACGGAAAATGGTGTCCATATAATTGGCCATGAGAACATCGAAGGTTATTACGCCAATCATGCCAGTCAGATGCTGGCTTCGAACTTTTATAATTTCATAGAGCACTTCTGGGACACTGAAGTCGGTGACTTTCGTTACGATCTCGACGATGAGATTTTAAAAGGCTGCCTCCTAACCCGTGACGGCAAAATTGTTCACGAAAAATTTATGGATATTTAA
- a CDS encoding NAD(P)(+) transhydrogenase (Re/Si-specific) subunit beta, with protein sequence MNTETLINLAYIAAAVIFIFGIKMLGSANTARQGNRLSAVGMLIAVIVTLIDQQIVRYELIIAGLIIGGLIGVVAARIVKMTSMPELVALFNGFGGLASLLVGWAEYMRLSGTKVLEETVNDLNITVTLGLTSFTAAVIALAILIGGITFTGSIYAWGKLSGKLSGRATLFAGQKVINGLIAAAIIIAGVIFAAQPTAEFNYSILIGLIVLSLLLGILAVMPIGGGDMPVVISLLNSCSGLAAAAAGFVIQNNVLIVAGCLVGASGLILTVIMCKAMNRTLANVLFSGFGATTQQSGAKSEGELKPISAEDAYYVLEASRSVVFVPGYGMAVAQAQHAVKELSELLEDNGAEVKFAIHPVAGRMPGHMNVLLAEADVAYEQLVEMDDVNPTMGAVDVAIVIGANDVVNPAAKDDSSSPIYGMPIINVHEAQTVFCLKRGKGTGFSGLQNELFIKPNTRMLYGDAKASITNLVTQFKES encoded by the coding sequence ATGAATACGGAAACACTCATCAATCTCGCATACATCGCGGCAGCAGTGATTTTCATCTTCGGCATCAAGATGCTGGGCTCAGCAAACACGGCACGACAAGGCAATCGCCTCTCTGCGGTTGGCATGCTGATCGCAGTGATTGTGACCCTGATTGACCAACAGATTGTTCGCTACGAATTGATTATTGCCGGCTTGATCATCGGCGGCCTTATCGGTGTTGTCGCGGCACGAATTGTGAAGATGACTTCCATGCCCGAGTTGGTTGCGCTCTTTAATGGTTTCGGCGGACTGGCCAGTCTGCTTGTGGGCTGGGCCGAATACATGCGGCTTTCCGGAACAAAAGTTTTAGAAGAGACTGTGAATGACTTGAATATAACCGTCACACTCGGTCTCACCTCCTTCACAGCAGCTGTTATTGCCTTAGCCATACTCATTGGCGGTATCACATTTACCGGCAGTATTTATGCCTGGGGAAAACTTTCCGGAAAGCTTTCCGGCCGCGCTACCCTCTTTGCCGGACAGAAAGTTATCAATGGGCTGATAGCCGCAGCTATCATCATCGCGGGAGTCATTTTTGCCGCCCAACCAACTGCAGAATTCAATTACTCAATACTGATTGGACTAATCGTGCTCTCACTCCTACTCGGCATTCTTGCAGTAATGCCGATCGGTGGCGGTGACATGCCGGTCGTGATTTCGCTTTTGAACAGTTGCTCTGGTTTAGCTGCGGCTGCAGCGGGTTTTGTCATACAAAACAATGTCCTAATCGTTGCCGGATGTTTAGTCGGTGCCAGCGGACTGATTCTGACCGTCATCATGTGCAAGGCGATGAATCGAACGCTTGCCAACGTTCTCTTCTCAGGCTTCGGAGCCACCACACAACAAAGTGGTGCAAAGTCAGAAGGCGAACTAAAGCCCATCTCCGCCGAAGATGCCTATTACGTTTTGGAAGCCTCCCGCAGCGTAGTTTTTGTTCCAGGCTATGGCATGGCAGTAGCTCAGGCTCAGCATGCAGTCAAAGAGCTCTCCGAATTGCTTGAGGACAATGGAGCCGAAGTAAAATTCGCCATCCATCCGGTTGCTGGCCGTATGCCGGGTCATATGAACGTCCTGCTTGCGGAAGCCGATGTCGCCTACGAGCAACTCGTCGAAATGGATGACGTTAATCCAACAATGGGCGCAGTAGATGTTGCCATCGTCATCGGAGCGAACGATGTGGTGAATCCGGCCGCCAAGGACGATTCCAGCAGTCCAATTTATGGCATGCCAATCATTAATGTGCATGAGGCACAAACCGTATTCTGCCTGAAACGCGGTAAAGGGACAGGATTCTCTGGTTTGCAGAATGAACTCTTTATCAAACCTAACACACGCATGCTCTACGGAGATGCGAAAGCCTCTATTACCAACCTTGTCACTCAGTTCAAAGAAAGCTGA